A window from Pseudomonas kribbensis encodes these proteins:
- a CDS encoding phospholipase — protein MSGLQPKCLEKPTPVIARFDDLFTPGGIAFSAENPHLVLHIADSHSDVEPSPALTGKAMKVKPPLRFEGAEHTAIGDNTRLRFVEDAEPVLAQNVPLHLPNGLALTYGQVLALGGDFYGIADRPINEGATPADRLQRFSAAFDTLAALPASKAEAPQVLAIMQKEIDAVKQAIKDGKPPHEAYDALGDTLSEEWNKITGGGSFVSALFPLGRYLKLAANNADHFGEWARQAYIAGHTAALQTAAAAHASQDELQLERAYAMNAFADHYLTDLFSSGHLRVPRKAMAAVVTPSDLGSLITRFMHDEDSKFGLKVRNGHGEQWRAFGDKRYFDATDADNRNQVNLAVQDSADEVYAAYSSGNVPTTFNALQRLPDLTFVMSLTNNFSPLFRLQGNKVLRRKDVNNLNDTATVDDWWGWSTYLLLKDYHPTGNTN, from the coding sequence ATGTCCGGTCTACAACCCAAATGCCTTGAAAAACCCACACCGGTCATCGCCCGTTTCGATGATCTTTTTACCCCCGGCGGCATCGCCTTCAGTGCTGAAAATCCGCACCTGGTGCTGCACATTGCCGACTCCCACAGCGATGTCGAACCCTCCCCCGCACTGACCGGCAAAGCCATGAAAGTCAAACCGCCGCTGCGCTTCGAAGGCGCGGAACACACGGCGATCGGCGATAACACCCGGCTGCGCTTCGTTGAAGATGCCGAGCCGGTGCTCGCGCAAAATGTGCCGCTGCACCTGCCGAACGGGTTGGCGCTGACGTACGGCCAGGTGCTCGCGCTGGGCGGTGATTTCTACGGAATCGCCGACCGCCCGATCAACGAAGGCGCCACCCCGGCGGATCGCCTGCAACGCTTTTCGGCGGCGTTCGACACCCTCGCCGCCCTGCCGGCTTCAAAGGCCGAAGCGCCACAAGTTCTCGCGATCATGCAAAAAGAGATCGATGCCGTTAAACAGGCGATCAAGGACGGCAAACCACCCCACGAAGCCTATGACGCGCTGGGAGATACGTTGTCGGAAGAGTGGAACAAAATCACCGGTGGCGGCAGTTTCGTCTCGGCACTGTTCCCCCTCGGTCGTTATCTGAAACTGGCGGCGAACAACGCCGACCATTTTGGCGAATGGGCCCGACAGGCCTACATCGCCGGGCACACCGCCGCCCTGCAAACTGCCGCAGCCGCCCACGCCAGTCAGGACGAATTGCAACTGGAACGGGCCTACGCGATGAATGCGTTCGCGGATCACTACCTCACCGACCTGTTCTCCTCCGGTCATTTGCGGGTGCCACGCAAGGCCATGGCCGCCGTCGTAACGCCGAGTGATCTGGGCTCGCTGATCACTCGCTTCATGCATGACGAAGACAGCAAATTCGGGCTCAAGGTACGCAACGGACATGGCGAGCAATGGCGTGCGTTCGGCGACAAACGCTACTTCGACGCCACGGACGCCGACAATCGCAATCAAGTGAATCTGGCGGTGCAGGATTCGGCGGACGAGGTGTATGCCGCGTATTCAAGCGGCAACGTGCCAACCACCTTCAACGCGCTGCAACGGCTGCCGGACCTGACTTTCGTGATGAGTCTGACGAACAATTTCTCGCCACTGTTCCGCCTACAGGGCAACAAAGTCCTGCGCCGCAAGGACGTGAACAACCTCAACGACACCGCCACCGTCGACGACTGGTGGGGCTGGAGCACTTACCTGCTGCTCAAGGACTATCACCCAACCGGCAACACGAATTGA
- a CDS encoding aldehyde dehydrogenase family protein encodes MTKRYDNYINGEWVAGNDYSVNINPSELSDTIGDYAKADLAQVNAAIDAARAAFPAWSTSGIQARHDSLDKVGTEILARREELGTLLAREEGKTLPEAIGEVTRAGNIFKFFAGECLRLSGDYVPSVRPGVNVEVTREALGVVGLITPWNFPIAIPSWKIAPALAYGNCVVLKPADLVPGCAWALAEIISRAGFPAGVFNLVMGSGRVVGEALVNSPKVDGISFTGSVGVGRQIAVNCVSRQAKVQLEMGGKNPQIILDDADLKQAVELSVQSAFYSTGQRCTASSRLIVTAGIHDKFVEAMAERMKSIKVGHALKAGTDIGPVVSQAQLEQDLKYIDIGQSEGARVVSGGGLVTCDTEGYFLAPTLFADSEASMRISREEIFGPVANIVRVADYEAALAMANDTEFGLSAGIATTSLKYANHFKRHSQAGMVMVNLPTAGVDYHVPFGGRKGSSYGSREQGRYAQEFYTVVKTAYIGS; translated from the coding sequence GTGACCAAGCGCTATGACAACTACATCAACGGTGAATGGGTCGCCGGCAACGATTACTCGGTCAACATCAACCCGTCCGAGCTGAGCGACACCATCGGCGACTACGCCAAGGCTGATCTTGCTCAGGTCAACGCCGCCATCGACGCCGCTCGCGCCGCGTTCCCGGCGTGGTCGACTTCGGGCATTCAGGCTCGCCACGACTCGCTGGACAAGGTCGGCACCGAAATCCTCGCCCGTCGCGAAGAACTCGGCACGCTGCTGGCCCGGGAAGAGGGCAAGACCCTGCCGGAAGCCATCGGCGAAGTGACCCGCGCCGGCAACATCTTCAAGTTCTTCGCCGGCGAGTGCCTGCGTCTGTCCGGCGACTACGTGCCGTCGGTGCGCCCGGGCGTCAACGTTGAAGTCACCCGCGAAGCCCTCGGCGTGGTCGGCCTGATCACCCCGTGGAATTTCCCGATTGCGATTCCGTCGTGGAAAATCGCCCCGGCCCTGGCCTACGGCAACTGCGTGGTGTTGAAACCGGCGGATCTGGTGCCGGGTTGCGCCTGGGCGCTGGCCGAAATCATCTCCCGCGCAGGCTTCCCGGCCGGCGTGTTCAACCTGGTGATGGGCAGCGGTCGCGTGGTCGGTGAAGCGCTGGTCAACAGCCCGAAAGTCGACGGCATCAGCTTCACCGGCTCCGTCGGCGTCGGTCGTCAGATCGCGGTCAACTGCGTGTCGCGCCAGGCTAAGGTGCAACTGGAGATGGGCGGCAAGAACCCGCAGATCATTCTCGACGACGCCGACCTCAAGCAGGCGGTGGAGCTGTCGGTGCAGAGCGCGTTCTACTCCACCGGCCAGCGTTGCACCGCGTCGAGCCGCTTGATCGTCACCGCCGGGATTCATGACAAGTTCGTCGAAGCCATGGCCGAGCGCATGAAGTCGATCAAAGTCGGCCACGCGCTGAAGGCCGGCACCGACATCGGTCCGGTGGTTTCGCAAGCACAGCTTGAGCAGGACCTGAAATACATCGACATCGGCCAGTCCGAAGGTGCCCGCGTAGTCAGCGGCGGTGGTCTGGTGACCTGCGACACCGAGGGTTATTTCCTCGCACCGACGCTGTTTGCCGACAGTGAAGCGTCGATGCGCATCAGCCGCGAAGAGATCTTCGGCCCGGTGGCCAACATCGTCCGCGTGGCGGATTACGAGGCTGCACTGGCCATGGCCAACGACACCGAATTCGGTCTGTCGGCGGGCATCGCCACGACGTCGCTGAAGTACGCCAACCACTTCAAGCGTCATTCCCAGGCCGGGATGGTGATGGTCAACCTGCCGACCGCCGGCGTCGATTACCACGTTCCGTTCGGGGGCCGTAAGGGTTCATCCTATGGCTCACGTGAGCAAGGCCGCTATGCGCAAGAGTTCTACACCGTGGTGAAAACCGCCTACATCGGTTCGTAA
- the kdgD gene encoding 5-dehydro-4-deoxyglucarate dehydratase → MNPQELKSILSAGLLSFPVTDFNAQGDFNRAGYIKRLEWLAPYGASALFAAGGTGEFFSLAASEYSEIIKTAVDTCASSVPILAGVGGSTRQAIEYAQEAERLGAKGLLLLPHYLTEASQDGVAAHVEAVCKSVNIGVVVYNRNVCRLTAPLLERLAERCPNLIGYKDGLGDIELMVSIRRRLGDRFSYLGGLPTAEVYAAAYKALGVPVYSSAVFNFIPKTAMDFYHAIAREDHATVGKIIDDFFLPYLDIRNRKAGYAVSIVKAGAKIAGYDAGPVRAPLTDLTREEYEMLAALIDKQGAQ, encoded by the coding sequence ATGAATCCACAAGAACTGAAGTCCATCCTCTCCGCCGGCCTGCTGTCGTTCCCGGTGACCGATTTCAATGCCCAGGGCGATTTCAACCGCGCGGGCTACATCAAACGCCTGGAATGGCTGGCCCCATATGGTGCTTCGGCCCTGTTCGCCGCCGGTGGCACCGGTGAGTTCTTCTCCCTGGCGGCCAGCGAATATTCGGAAATCATCAAGACTGCCGTCGACACTTGCGCCAGCAGCGTGCCGATCCTTGCCGGTGTCGGCGGTTCGACCCGCCAGGCCATCGAATACGCTCAGGAAGCCGAGCGTCTGGGCGCCAAAGGCCTGTTGCTGCTGCCGCACTACCTGACCGAAGCCAGCCAGGACGGCGTCGCCGCCCACGTTGAAGCGGTGTGCAAATCGGTGAACATCGGTGTGGTGGTTTACAACCGCAACGTCTGCCGCCTGACCGCGCCGCTGCTGGAACGTCTGGCCGAGCGCTGCCCGAATCTGATCGGCTACAAGGATGGTCTGGGCGATATCGAGCTGATGGTGTCGATCCGCCGTCGCCTCGGCGACCGCTTCAGCTACCTCGGTGGTCTGCCGACTGCTGAAGTCTATGCCGCTGCCTACAAGGCCCTGGGTGTGCCGGTCTACTCGTCGGCGGTGTTCAACTTCATCCCGAAAACCGCGATGGACTTCTACCACGCCATTGCCCGCGAAGATCACGCCACCGTCGGCAAGATCATCGACGACTTCTTCCTGCCATACCTGGACATCCGCAACCGCAAGGCCGGTTACGCCGTGAGCATCGTCAAGGCAGGCGCCAAGATCGCCGGCTATGACGCAGGCCCGGTGCGGGCGCCGCTGACCGACCTGACCCGCGAAGAGTACGAAATGCTCGCCGCGCTGATCGACAAGCAAGGTGCGCAGTAA